ATGAATACGAATTAAACATACGTTCCGTACATATCAAAAATCGGACTTGCTGCTGCGCCATAAGCGCCTGCCAGTTCCCCCAACTGCGCTAACGCCAGATTCGTTCGAATCGGCATAATTTGTTTCAAACGCCGATCAATTTCCGTGAGAAGCGTATCTCCAACCTGCATAACACCACCACCAAGAATAATCTTGCCCGGATTGACCAAGGCAACCATATGTGACAACGCAAAAGCCAAATACTTCACTGTTCTATCTACAATGAATTGACCCAATTCATCGCCCAGACGGGCAGCTTCGAACACCGATTCCGCCTGAATTTCTCCACGTTTCAGTCGAGAATTCGGAAATTCACTCAAGTGCGCTTCCGCCTCGATTCGAATTCCCGTTCCCGATGCCAGCTTCTCCAGGGCCCCAAATTCGGCGACATCACTTTGGAGGTTTGTGAAAGGATCTACCGGGACATATCCAACCTCCCCCGCATACCCCGCAACACCGCGATGAATTTGTCCGCCTATCATCAACGCAGCCCCAATTCCTGTGCCGATTCCCACAAAAATCACATCCTCGTCCTCACCGCCAGCACCCATCCACATTTCACCGAGAAGCGCCATATTGACGTCGTTATCGACGATAATTGGCTCGGGCAAATACGAGCGAAACGCTTCGTTGAGATTGACGTTGATCCAATTTAGACCCGGTGCAGCGATGACAGTCCCCTCCGCATGATTGACGAGACCTGGTGCCCCAATTCCGGAACCCACAATTTTGTCCAGTGAAACACCCGACTCCTC
Above is a genomic segment from Alicyclobacillus acidoterrestris containing:
- a CDS encoding ROK family transcriptional regulator, which codes for MRMGTVVRNVNRANVLKEVRLNHPISRADIAKRLELSRSVVSEIVDSLIEEGFVREIGTGNSTSKGGRPSVRLEFVPTARYSFGMDIGGTKTMFMITDLSGAVIAQRKISSHGVGRDIVEHLRNEAQAFLEESGVSLDKIVGSGIGAPGLVNHAEGTVIAAPGLNWINVNLNEAFRSYLPEPIIVDNDVNMALLGEMWMGAGGEDEDVIFVGIGTGIGAALMIGGQIHRGVAGYAGEVGYVPVDPFTNLQSDVAEFGALEKLASGTGIRIEAEAHLSEFPNSRLKRGEIQAESVFEAARLGDELGQFIVDRTVKYLAFALSHMVALVNPGKIILGGGVMQVGDTLLTEIDRRLKQIMPIRTNLALAQLGELAGAYGAAASPIFDMYGTYV